Proteins from a genomic interval of Desulfurobacterium sp. TC5-1:
- the rplJ gene encoding 50S ribosomal protein L10 — MKTRKDKAVIIEELKEKFEKAPLIVLTDFQGMTVAESNALRRVLREAGAEYRVVKNTLMRKAYPGTPVEQIADKFVGPTGIAFAFDDIVAAAKALKKFIEEDEKLKFKAAVIEGKVADYEQLKALASVPSREELLGQLAFALKYPVNAIAWSLENLFQKLVFVLENVKSEKETA, encoded by the coding sequence TTGAAAACGAGAAAGGATAAAGCGGTTATCATTGAAGAATTAAAAGAAAAGTTTGAAAAGGCACCGCTTATTGTTCTCACGGACTTTCAGGGCATGACGGTTGCAGAAAGTAACGCCCTTAGAAGAGTTCTTAGAGAAGCCGGTGCTGAGTACAGGGTTGTTAAAAACACCCTGATGAGAAAGGCTTATCCGGGGACACCGGTTGAGCAGATTGCTGACAAGTTTGTCGGTCCTACTGGTATTGCTTTTGCCTTTGATGACATTGTAGCTGCTGCAAAGGCCCTCAAAAAATTCATCGAGGAAGATGAGAAGCTGAAGTTTAAAGCAGCCGTTATCGAAGGTAAAGTTGCTGATTACGAACAGCTTAAGGCTCTTGCTTCTGTTCCTTCAAGGGAAGAACTCCTTGGACAGCTTGCTTTTGCATTGAAGTATCCGGTAAATGCAATAGCCTGGTCTCTGGAAAATCTCTTCCAGAAACTTGTTTTTGTGCTTGAAAACGTAAAAAGCGAGAAAGAAACAGCTTAA
- the rplL gene encoding 50S ribosomal protein L7/L12, translated as MAEITKEQIVEAIENMTVLELVELINLIKEKFGVSDMPVVVAGPVAAGGAGEAAAAEKTEFDVILKSPGAKKIQVIKVVREITGLGLKEAKALVDGAPSPVKEGVSKEEAEEIAKKLEEAGAEVEVK; from the coding sequence ATGGCTGAAATCACAAAAGAGCAAATAGTAGAAGCAATTGAAAACATGACAGTACTTGAGCTTGTAGAGCTCATCAACCTCATCAAGGAAAAGTTTGGCGTATCTGATATGCCTGTTGTTGTTGCTGGTCCTGTTGCTGCAGGTGGTGCAGGTGAAGCTGCTGCAGCTGAGAAAACAGAATTTGACGTTATTCTCAAAAGCCCGGGTGCTAAAAAGATTCAGGTTATCAAGGTTGTTAGAGAAATTACAGGTCTCGGACTTAAAGAAGCAAAGGCTCTTGTTGACGGTGCTCCAAGCCCGGTAAAAGAAGGCGTATCTAAGGAAGAGGCTGAAGAGATTGCTAAGAAGCTTGAAGAAGCTGGAGCAGAAGTAGAAGTTAAGTAA
- the rpoB gene encoding DNA-directed RNA polymerase subunit beta, protein MSRTQAVKKATGVKLEKSLPRKTFADRKEVLPIPDLLEFPFESYERFLQLNKHPEKRENTGLESAFRQAFPIVDEASGVEIHYKGYEIGDWYCKCGKYQGLGGKGVVCPNCGMEVVFRPKYTPDECIERGISYTAPLRVLFELHVWQKDPKTGEKIAPIIKENKMYFGEIPLMTERGTFIINGTQKVVVSQLHRSPGLFFKNEVSKTTTVARIIDIASIIPAMGSWIEFEIPHNEVLYVKIDRKRRFLGTYLLRAFGVRTDEQIINIFYGDVVEKFKIVNGEIVDEEGNVKSSEDMLGYYLIEDLIDPETGEVVQEAYEELSTSSRKLPEGAEFKAVHRKAKPYGAVIINTLRKEKKDRVREKIDDPLIAAYVEIFRKVRPGDTATVEGAKRLFETMFFSTKHYDLSRVGRAKINEKVYPQEKLKEITKEDLTSIDWLPPLRIAEDVKNEDGDIVITKGTFLDREVAIKLLELTSVDKIAVEPDYDEAGRLLHKADIVGTVKALLEVHAGIRGYDDIDHLGNRRVRGVGELAEIAFKSGLFKLEKAVREKLGVADVESVMPQDLINPRTALNPLNEFFNLTQLCQFMDQTNPLSETTHKRRLSALGPGGLTRERAGFEVRDVHPSHYGRICPIETPEGQNIGLINSLTTYGKINWLGFLETPYRKVVNGKVTDEIVYMTADEEENYIIAQANAPVDEEGNLTSDMVMARHKAEFKLVKKEEVQFMDVSPKQVFSVSASLIPFLEHDDANRALMGSNMQRQAVPLVKTEAPFVATGMEKPVALYSRNAVVARRSGIVESVTADKIIIKVDPEEITEGGLSVDTGFDVYELKKFKKSNQKTCFNQRPIVKKGQRVEKGEIIADGPSMDNGELALGKNVLIAFMPWRGYNFEDAILVSERLLKDDVYTSIHIQELECEAVETKLGREEITRDIPGVPESLLKNLDESGIVRIGTYVKPGDILVGKVTPKGEQVLTPEEKLLQAIFGEKAKGVKDSSLYVPHGVEGVVIDVKILSRKGEKKDVRTQLIESEEKAKLERAKQEEIGLVKADRDRRAAELIVGKAVKEDVYDANGNLLVAAGEKITEDKVNDVVFFALRKPSIIDDAEVEKKLKEIRIKAVDKIALIENIYEEKKAALEMGHDLPAGVNKVVKVYIATKRKLTIGDKMSGRHGNKGVVSQIRPVEDMPFLEDGTPIDITLNPLGVPSRMNVGQILEVHLGLAAKELGKKIEKLMKVGLDLVREEIKAIYNDESISKLIDSLSDDELREVAKKLSKGIRFESPIFMGAKEKEIKRLLKLAGLPETGRLTVYDGLTGEPFDQDVTVGYMYMLKLIHLADDKIHARSTGPYSLITQQPLGGKAQFGGQRFGEMEVWALEAYGAAYTLQEMLTVKSDDVEGRSRVYESIVKGKYTFEPGLPESFNVLVRELKALALDVKFIKQIEEAEPEKSEAEKLFEEKEEE, encoded by the coding sequence ATGAGTAGAACACAGGCAGTCAAAAAGGCAACGGGTGTCAAATTAGAAAAATCCCTCCCCAGAAAAACCTTCGCAGATAGAAAAGAAGTTCTTCCAATTCCGGATCTTCTTGAATTTCCTTTTGAATCCTATGAAAGATTTCTGCAGCTCAATAAGCATCCTGAGAAGAGGGAAAATACTGGACTTGAATCAGCTTTTAGACAGGCGTTTCCGATAGTTGATGAGGCGTCCGGTGTTGAAATTCACTATAAAGGCTATGAAATAGGCGATTGGTACTGTAAATGTGGAAAATATCAGGGCCTTGGTGGGAAAGGAGTTGTATGTCCCAACTGTGGAATGGAAGTTGTATTTAGACCAAAGTACACTCCTGACGAATGTATAGAAAGGGGTATCTCTTACACCGCACCTTTAAGGGTTCTTTTTGAGCTTCACGTGTGGCAGAAAGATCCAAAAACCGGCGAAAAGATAGCTCCGATTATAAAAGAAAACAAGATGTATTTTGGTGAAATTCCTCTCATGACAGAGAGGGGAACGTTCATTATTAATGGTACTCAAAAGGTTGTTGTCAGCCAGCTTCACAGATCTCCCGGTCTTTTCTTTAAAAATGAAGTTTCCAAAACGACAACGGTTGCAAGGATTATTGATATTGCAAGCATAATCCCTGCAATGGGTTCATGGATAGAGTTTGAAATTCCCCACAATGAGGTTCTCTACGTTAAGATAGACAGAAAGAGAAGATTTCTTGGAACCTACCTTTTAAGAGCTTTTGGCGTAAGAACTGATGAGCAGATTATAAACATCTTTTATGGGGATGTTGTAGAGAAATTTAAAATCGTAAACGGTGAAATAGTTGATGAAGAGGGCAATGTTAAGTCCAGCGAAGATATGCTTGGATACTACCTCATTGAGGATTTAATAGATCCTGAAACGGGTGAAGTCGTTCAGGAAGCTTATGAGGAACTTTCAACAAGTTCAAGGAAACTTCCTGAAGGTGCTGAGTTTAAAGCAGTTCACAGAAAAGCAAAGCCTTACGGTGCTGTTATTATTAACACTTTGAGAAAAGAGAAGAAGGACAGAGTTAGAGAAAAGATAGACGATCCCCTTATCGCTGCTTACGTTGAGATTTTTAGAAAGGTTAGACCCGGTGATACGGCTACCGTTGAAGGTGCTAAAAGACTATTTGAAACTATGTTTTTCAGCACCAAGCACTACGACCTTTCAAGGGTTGGCAGGGCAAAAATTAACGAAAAGGTTTATCCTCAGGAAAAACTTAAAGAAATAACGAAAGAAGATCTCACTTCTATAGACTGGCTGCCTCCTCTTAGAATTGCTGAAGATGTTAAAAACGAAGATGGTGACATTGTTATAACGAAAGGAACATTTCTTGACAGAGAAGTTGCAATTAAACTTTTAGAGCTTACCAGCGTTGATAAGATAGCGGTTGAGCCTGATTACGACGAGGCTGGAAGGCTTCTCCACAAAGCAGACATTGTAGGAACTGTTAAGGCATTACTTGAGGTTCATGCTGGAATTAGAGGTTACGACGATATTGACCACCTTGGTAACAGAAGGGTTAGAGGCGTTGGCGAACTTGCAGAGATAGCCTTTAAGTCAGGTCTTTTCAAGCTTGAAAAAGCTGTAAGGGAAAAGCTTGGTGTTGCTGATGTTGAGTCTGTTATGCCTCAGGATCTTATAAATCCAAGAACGGCACTTAATCCTTTAAATGAGTTCTTCAACCTTACACAGCTCTGCCAGTTCATGGATCAGACAAACCCACTTTCAGAGACAACGCATAAGAGACGTCTTTCAGCACTTGGCCCTGGCGGTCTTACAAGGGAAAGAGCTGGATTTGAAGTGCGTGATGTTCATCCATCCCACTACGGCCGTATCTGTCCAATTGAAACGCCAGAAGGTCAGAATATCGGTCTCATTAACTCTCTTACCACATATGGAAAGATTAACTGGCTTGGCTTCCTTGAGACGCCTTACAGAAAGGTCGTTAACGGAAAGGTTACCGATGAGATTGTTTACATGACAGCCGATGAAGAGGAGAACTACATTATTGCTCAGGCTAACGCCCCTGTTGATGAAGAGGGCAACCTTACCTCTGACATGGTAATGGCAAGGCACAAAGCCGAGTTCAAACTTGTAAAGAAAGAAGAAGTTCAGTTTATGGACGTTTCACCTAAGCAGGTCTTTTCAGTATCAGCTTCTCTCATTCCATTCCTTGAGCACGATGACGCCAACCGTGCCCTCATGGGTTCAAACATGCAGCGTCAGGCTGTTCCTTTAGTTAAGACAGAGGCACCGTTTGTTGCCACAGGTATGGAGAAGCCGGTTGCTCTTTACAGTAGAAACGCTGTTGTTGCAAGGCGTTCAGGTATCGTTGAGAGCGTAACTGCTGACAAGATAATCATAAAGGTTGATCCGGAAGAGATAACGGAAGGCGGACTTTCCGTTGATACAGGTTTTGACGTTTATGAGCTTAAAAAGTTCAAGAAGTCAAACCAGAAAACCTGCTTCAACCAGAGACCTATCGTTAAAAAAGGTCAAAGGGTTGAAAAAGGCGAAATAATCGCAGATGGTCCTTCAATGGATAACGGTGAGCTTGCCCTTGGTAAGAACGTTCTCATTGCATTTATGCCATGGCGCGGTTACAACTTTGAGGATGCCATCCTCGTCAGTGAAAGACTTTTGAAAGACGATGTTTATACTTCAATTCACATACAGGAACTTGAGTGTGAGGCAGTAGAAACAAAGCTTGGAAGAGAAGAGATAACAAGAGATATTCCGGGCGTTCCCGAGTCTCTGCTTAAGAATCTTGACGAATCAGGAATTGTGAGAATCGGAACCTATGTGAAGCCCGGCGACATCTTAGTTGGAAAGGTTACGCCAAAAGGAGAGCAGGTTCTAACGCCTGAAGAGAAGCTGCTCCAGGCTATTTTCGGTGAGAAGGCAAAAGGTGTTAAAGATTCTTCACTCTACGTGCCTCACGGTGTGGAAGGTGTTGTTATTGATGTTAAGATTCTCTCAAGGAAGGGAGAGAAGAAAGACGTTAGAACACAGCTTATAGAGAGTGAAGAGAAGGCAAAACTCGAAAGGGCCAAGCAGGAAGAGATAGGTCTTGTTAAGGCAGACAGGGACAGAAGGGCTGCTGAACTTATCGTTGGAAAGGCTGTTAAGGAAGACGTTTACGACGCTAACGGCAATCTTCTTGTTGCTGCCGGTGAAAAGATAACTGAAGATAAAGTTAACGATGTTGTCTTCTTTGCCCTTCGTAAGCCTTCAATAATAGATGACGCTGAAGTTGAGAAGAAGCTTAAAGAGATAAGGATCAAGGCTGTTGATAAGATTGCGCTTATTGAAAACATCTATGAAGAGAAGAAAGCTGCCCTTGAAATGGGACATGACCTTCCTGCTGGTGTGAATAAGGTTGTCAAGGTTTACATAGCAACCAAGCGTAAGCTTACAATTGGTGATAAGATGTCAGGTCGTCACGGAAACAAGGGTGTTGTTTCCCAGATAAGACCTGTTGAAGATATGCCTTTCCTTGAAGATGGTACACCAATTGACATTACTCTTAACCCTCTTGGCGTTCCATCTCGTATGAACGTTGGACAGATTCTTGAAGTTCACCTTGGTCTTGCCGCTAAAGAGCTTGGTAAGAAGATTGAAAAGCTTATGAAGGTTGGACTTGACCTTGTAAGGGAAGAAATAAAAGCTATCTATAACGATGAAAGCATAAGCAAGCTTATAGATTCTCTATCTGACGATGAACTGAGAGAGGTTGCCAAGAAGCTTTCAAAGGGTATCAGGTTTGAATCACCTATTTTTATGGGTGCTAAAGAGAAAGAGATTAAGAGACTTCTCAAGCTTGCGGGACTTCCTGAAACGGGAAGACTCACAGTTTATGATGGTCTTACTGGAGAGCCGTTTGACCAGGACGTTACCGTTGGTTACATGTACATGCTCAAGCTTATTCACCTTGCTGACGATAAGATTCATGCCCGTTCAACAGGTCCTTACTCACTCATTACTCAACAGCCACTTGGTGGTAAGGCACAGTTTGGCGGTCAGAGATTTGGTGAGATGGAAGTCTGGGCACTTGAAGCTTACGGTGCTGCTTACACGCTTCAGGAGATGCTTACGGTTAAGTCTGACGATGTTGAAGGAAGGTCAAGGGTTTACGAATCTATCGTAAAAGGAAAGTACACATTTGAACCTGGACTTCCTGAATCATTTAACGTTCTTGTTAGAGAGCTTAAAGCACTTGCCCTTGATGTTAAATTCATCAAGCAGATAGAAGAAGCAGAGCCTGAGAAGAGCGAGGCTGAAAAACTATTTGAAGAGAAAGAAGAAGAGTAA
- the rpoC gene encoding DNA-directed RNA polymerase subunit beta' — MKEIIFSEEPKTFDFDAIEIGLASPEKIKEWSYGEVKLPETLNYRTLKPEKDGLFCARIFGPVRDWECLCGKYRGSKYKGVVCDRCGVEVTLSRERRRRFGHIELAAPCTHIWYVKSVPSKIGALLGLSVREVERVVYFESYIVLDPGDEEETGLKQFQILTEEEYREKIEEVGEDAFEVGIGAEAIKEALRRVNLEDLAEELREEIRMYSGEIDGINSDLQKRLPNVFKAAVETISYYTGLSEDTIIGIVKKTLVVVVEPGDSNLEKGQIIPYEDFKKISETCTLKVEKGGKALDWYVDYLVELGKIQSKELVKEEIRRATRKDTTEAKLKKLVKRLRLVEAFIESDNKPEWMVLEVLPVLPPELRPLVPLEGGRFATSDLNDLYRRVINRNNRLKRLIELDAPDIIIRNEKRMLQEAVDTLIDNGRRGRPVRSSKGHPLKSLSDVLRGKQGRFRQNLLGKRVDYSGRAVIVIGPDLKMHQCGLPKIMALELFKPFIYRRLEEKGYANTVKQAKKMVERQDPVVWECLEEVIKEHPVLLNRAPTLHRVSVQAFEPILVEGKAIKLHPLVCAAFNADFDGDQMAVHVPLSLEAQLEAYTLMLSTQNILSPAHGRPLAVPSQDMVLGLYYITLEKKGAKGEGKIFANFNEALRALDLGLIDLHAKIKVRIPAHKSETGKPELVETTAGRIKFNLLLPEDYPYINRVMSKKAIAAMIADIHKKFGNEVTVDMLDRLKENGFLMATLGGLSIGIDDLHIPPTKKELVEKAKKEVERIEEGYRKGLLSKDERYNKIVDIWTRVTEQITKDMMEYMKTHDIDSRGRLPDDGTFNPVYMMLSSGARGSQQQIRQLAGLRGLMAKPSGEIIETPIISSFREGLTVLEYFISTHGARKGLADTALKTADAGYLTRRLADVAQDIIVTMEDCGCDDGIEISALMEAGEIVIPLAKRIAGRYAAEDISDPITGEILVRKNEEISDEMAQRIEDLGIDKVKIRSVMTCKAPFGVCAKCYGRDLARRRPVQLGESVGIIAAQSIGEPGTQLTMRTFHIGGIAMRGAEESEYKAKHEGIVKVFDVNTITDTEGNVIVINRAGKIAVVDEKTGKHLERYDIPYGSYLRVKDGQQVKPGMILVEWDPLAVPILALKSGTVRYKDIIPGVTISETEPVVLEYRTLPYEPTIEIVDENGEVVDFYPLPVGSRIMVKEGEKVTVGTSLARLPRKIGGTKDITGGLPRVAELLEARKPKDAAILAEIDGKVYVETERAKKKITILNPETGVKREYEVPKGKYIYVRTGDYVKAGEPLTDGQLNPHDILAIMGERAVERFLLDEVQSVYRAQGVEINDKHFEVIIKRMLRKVKIEDAGDSNFLVEEIVDREEFERVRERLFKEGKRPPKAKPVLTGITKAALSTESFISAASFQETTRVLSEAAVRGKRDYLRGLKENVIIGRLIPAGTGRKEYRKVTWQYCEKAEEAE, encoded by the coding sequence GTGAAAGAGATTATCTTTTCAGAAGAACCTAAAACCTTTGATTTTGATGCAATAGAGATTGGCCTTGCTTCACCTGAAAAAATTAAGGAGTGGTCTTACGGTGAAGTAAAGCTGCCAGAGACACTTAATTACAGGACATTAAAGCCAGAGAAGGACGGACTTTTCTGTGCGAGAATATTCGGACCTGTAAGGGATTGGGAATGTCTCTGTGGAAAATACAGAGGTTCAAAATATAAAGGTGTAGTTTGTGATAGATGCGGTGTAGAAGTTACTCTTTCAAGAGAGAGAAGAAGAAGGTTCGGTCACATTGAACTTGCAGCTCCGTGTACGCACATCTGGTACGTAAAGTCAGTTCCAAGTAAAATAGGTGCCCTTTTAGGACTTTCTGTAAGGGAAGTTGAAAGGGTTGTTTACTTTGAAAGCTACATAGTTCTTGATCCAGGCGATGAGGAAGAAACAGGCCTTAAACAGTTTCAAATATTAACGGAAGAAGAGTACAGAGAAAAGATAGAGGAAGTTGGTGAGGATGCCTTTGAGGTTGGTATTGGTGCCGAAGCCATAAAAGAAGCTCTTAGAAGGGTTAACCTTGAAGACCTTGCCGAGGAGCTTCGTGAAGAGATAAGAATGTACTCTGGTGAGATTGACGGTATCAACAGCGATCTTCAGAAGAGACTGCCCAACGTATTTAAGGCGGCAGTTGAAACAATTTCTTACTACACAGGTCTTTCAGAAGACACCATTATCGGTATTGTTAAGAAAACACTTGTTGTTGTAGTTGAGCCTGGAGATAGCAACCTTGAAAAGGGACAGATTATTCCTTACGAAGACTTCAAGAAGATTTCGGAAACATGCACGCTGAAAGTTGAAAAAGGTGGAAAAGCCCTTGACTGGTATGTTGACTACCTTGTTGAGCTTGGAAAAATTCAGAGCAAAGAGCTTGTAAAGGAAGAAATCAGAAGGGCTACAAGAAAAGATACAACAGAAGCTAAACTTAAAAAGTTGGTTAAAAGATTAAGACTTGTAGAGGCTTTCATAGAAAGTGATAACAAGCCTGAGTGGATGGTTCTTGAGGTTCTTCCTGTTCTTCCACCGGAATTGAGACCTTTAGTTCCTCTTGAAGGTGGCAGGTTTGCAACATCTGACCTTAACGACCTTTACAGAAGGGTTATTAACAGGAATAACCGTCTTAAAAGACTTATAGAGCTTGATGCTCCTGACATTATCATCAGAAACGAAAAGAGAATGCTTCAGGAAGCGGTTGATACTCTCATAGATAACGGAAGAAGAGGAAGGCCTGTAAGAAGTTCAAAGGGACATCCTCTTAAGTCTCTTTCAGATGTTTTGAGAGGAAAGCAGGGAAGATTCAGGCAGAACCTTTTGGGTAAAAGAGTTGACTACTCAGGTCGTGCCGTTATCGTTATCGGTCCTGACCTTAAGATGCACCAGTGCGGTCTTCCTAAAATTATGGCACTTGAACTCTTTAAGCCTTTTATATACAGAAGACTGGAAGAGAAAGGCTACGCTAATACGGTCAAGCAAGCCAAGAAGATGGTTGAAAGACAGGATCCGGTAGTATGGGAATGCCTTGAAGAGGTTATTAAAGAACACCCTGTTCTTCTCAACCGTGCGCCGACACTTCACAGAGTTTCTGTTCAGGCTTTTGAACCGATACTTGTTGAGGGTAAGGCTATTAAGCTTCATCCTCTTGTCTGTGCGGCGTTTAACGCTGACTTTGATGGTGACCAGATGGCCGTTCACGTCCCTCTTTCCCTTGAGGCGCAGCTTGAAGCTTACACACTTATGCTTTCAACTCAGAACATTCTTTCACCAGCTCACGGAAGACCTCTTGCCGTTCCGTCTCAGGACATGGTTCTTGGTCTTTACTACATTACACTTGAGAAGAAAGGTGCTAAAGGTGAAGGAAAGATATTTGCTAACTTTAACGAGGCACTCAGGGCCCTTGATCTTGGTCTTATAGATCTCCACGCAAAGATTAAGGTTAGAATTCCTGCCCACAAGAGTGAAACAGGAAAACCTGAACTTGTTGAAACGACGGCCGGAAGGATAAAGTTTAATCTGCTCCTTCCAGAGGATTATCCCTACATTAACAGGGTAATGAGCAAGAAAGCCATTGCTGCCATGATTGCCGACATTCACAAAAAATTCGGTAATGAAGTTACCGTTGATATGCTTGATAGGTTAAAGGAAAACGGATTTCTCATGGCAACGCTTGGTGGTCTCTCAATCGGTATAGATGATCTTCATATTCCACCTACGAAAAAAGAGCTTGTTGAAAAGGCTAAGAAGGAAGTAGAGAGGATAGAGGAAGGTTACAGAAAAGGCCTTCTTTCTAAGGATGAAAGGTACAACAAGATAGTTGATATATGGACAAGGGTTACGGAGCAGATAACCAAAGACATGATGGAGTACATGAAAACTCACGATATTGACAGCCGTGGAAGGCTTCCAGACGATGGTACTTTCAATCCAGTTTACATGATGCTCTCCTCCGGTGCTCGTGGTAGCCAGCAGCAGATTCGTCAGCTTGCAGGTTTAAGGGGTCTTATGGCCAAGCCTTCCGGTGAAATCATTGAAACACCTATTATTTCAAGTTTCCGTGAAGGTCTGACAGTTCTTGAATACTTTATCTCAACTCACGGTGCAAGAAAAGGTCTTGCCGATACCGCTCTTAAAACTGCTGACGCCGGTTACCTGACAAGGAGACTTGCTGATGTTGCTCAGGATATTATTGTAACGATGGAAGACTGCGGGTGCGATGACGGTATTGAGATTTCTGCTCTCATGGAAGCGGGTGAGATTGTTATTCCGCTTGCTAAAAGGATTGCAGGAAGATACGCTGCTGAAGACATATCCGATCCTATAACAGGTGAGATTCTGGTTCGCAAGAACGAAGAGATTTCAGATGAAATGGCGCAGAGGATTGAAGATCTTGGTATAGATAAGGTTAAGATTAGATCTGTTATGACCTGTAAGGCACCATTTGGTGTTTGTGCCAAATGTTACGGAAGGGACCTTGCAAGGAGAAGGCCGGTTCAGTTAGGAGAATCTGTGGGTATTATTGCTGCCCAGTCAATCGGTGAGCCGGGAACCCAGCTTACCATGCGTACCTTCCACATTGGTGGTATTGCCATGCGTGGTGCTGAAGAATCTGAATACAAGGCCAAACATGAGGGAATCGTTAAAGTCTTTGATGTTAACACGATTACCGATACTGAAGGGAATGTCATTGTCATTAACAGAGCCGGAAAAATTGCCGTTGTTGATGAGAAGACAGGTAAACACCTTGAAAGGTATGATATTCCTTACGGCTCTTACTTGAGGGTTAAAGATGGTCAGCAGGTGAAGCCTGGAATGATACTTGTCGAGTGGGATCCACTCGCTGTACCTATTCTTGCCCTCAAATCCGGTACTGTCAGGTATAAAGATATTATTCCGGGAGTTACCATTTCTGAAACAGAACCTGTTGTTCTTGAGTACAGGACCCTTCCATACGAGCCAACAATTGAAATAGTTGATGAAAACGGTGAAGTTGTTGATTTCTATCCTCTTCCTGTTGGTTCCCGTATAATGGTTAAAGAAGGTGAAAAGGTTACAGTTGGAACATCTCTGGCAAGGCTTCCGAGAAAAATTGGAGGAACGAAGGACATTACCGGTGGTCTGCCGAGAGTTGCGGAACTTCTTGAAGCGAGAAAGCCAAAAGATGCGGCAATTCTTGCTGAAATTGACGGTAAGGTTTATGTTGAAACAGAGAGAGCTAAGAAAAAGATAACTATCCTCAATCCTGAAACCGGCGTTAAAAGGGAATACGAAGTTCCAAAAGGAAAGTATATTTATGTGAGAACGGGAGACTACGTTAAAGCCGGTGAGCCTCTGACGGACGGTCAGCTTAATCCTCACGACATACTTGCCATCATGGGTGAAAGAGCTGTTGAGAGATTCCTCCTTGATGAGGTTCAGTCTGTTTACCGTGCTCAGGGCGTTGAGATTAACGACAAGCATTTTGAAGTAATTATCAAGAGAATGCTCAGAAAGGTTAAGATAGAGGACGCTGGCGACAGTAACTTCCTTGTTGAAGAGATCGTTGACAGAGAGGAGTTTGAAAGAGTGAGAGAGAGACTCTTTAAGGAAGGCAAGCGGCCACCTAAAGCCAAGCCTGTTCTTACGGGTATCACAAAGGCAGCTCTTTCTACGGAAAGCTTTATCTCTGCTGCTTCCTTCCAGGAGACAACGAGGGTTCTATCTGAGGCAGCAGTTAGAGGTAAGAGGGATTATCTCAGAGGTCTTAAAGAAAACGTTATTATCGGAAGACTTATTCCCGCCGGAACAGGAAGGAAAGAATACAGAAAAGTTACATGGCAGTACTGTGAAAAAGCTGAAGAGGCAGAGTAA
- a CDS encoding HD domain-containing protein, protein MKYKLFMDPVYDEFVMIEKGGTGEKIINSPLMQRLRYIRQLGPCYFVYPGAEHTRFQHSLGVYWLVTKAFGFLEKKGYSVDESLKFNIKIAALTHDLGHSPYSHALEKKIIPYSHEELTLKALEMLESEGAVESLTVKNVKKIIKKEFAIPFGHQLISSQLDCDRLDYLRRDAFHTGVSFGKVDVNRILASIEIEDNNLVWNYKGFNALESYVMSRYQMYWTVYFHPVNISAQVLLQKMLKRLRHLLSNGTTVEMDSLLKETIKTKSVEKFFMLTDASVISSVYQFTLSKDPVLEDLSRRFVKRYFFRAIEIESPQIVLEAREKLIKEGFDPEYYMDVIEPSKVAYSYYSPEKLDAILVKMNGKIEEVSNIAPTDALKALSRRVKKALLFIPPEVKIF, encoded by the coding sequence ATGAAATACAAGCTCTTTATGGATCCTGTTTACGATGAATTTGTAATGATAGAAAAAGGGGGAACAGGAGAAAAAATCATAAACTCTCCTCTCATGCAACGCTTAAGATACATAAGACAACTTGGTCCCTGCTACTTTGTCTATCCCGGTGCGGAACATACCCGTTTTCAACATTCATTAGGCGTTTACTGGCTCGTAACAAAAGCTTTTGGCTTTTTAGAAAAGAAAGGCTACTCTGTTGATGAAAGTTTAAAATTCAACATAAAAATCGCAGCTCTAACTCACGACCTTGGCCACTCTCCCTACTCCCACGCCCTTGAGAAAAAAATAATCCCTTACAGTCACGAAGAACTAACATTAAAAGCACTTGAAATGCTCGAATCAGAAGGTGCCGTAGAAAGTTTAACCGTTAAAAATGTAAAAAAGATAATAAAAAAGGAGTTCGCGATTCCTTTTGGACACCAGCTTATCTCAAGCCAACTTGATTGTGACAGACTTGACTACTTAAGGAGGGACGCCTTCCATACAGGCGTAAGCTTTGGAAAGGTTGACGTTAACAGGATACTTGCATCTATTGAGATTGAAGATAACAACCTCGTCTGGAATTACAAAGGATTTAACGCCCTTGAATCGTACGTTATGTCAAGGTACCAGATGTACTGGACTGTCTATTTTCACCCTGTAAACATCTCGGCTCAGGTTCTTCTACAAAAAATGCTAAAAAGGCTCAGGCACTTGCTGTCAAACGGTACAACAGTTGAAATGGATTCTCTGCTTAAAGAAACAATAAAGACAAAAAGTGTTGAAAAGTTCTTCATGTTAACTGACGCTTCTGTAATCTCTTCCGTGTATCAATTTACTTTATCAAAAGATCCTGTGCTTGAAGACTTAAGCCGAAGATTTGTAAAGCGATACTTCTTTAGAGCCATAGAGATAGAAAGTCCTCAGATCGTACTTGAAGCAAGAGAAAAACTGATAAAAGAAGGCTTTGACCCTGAATACTATATGGATGTAATAGAACCTTCAAAGGTCGCTTACTCTTACTATTCACCGGAAAAACTTGACGCGATACTTGTAAAGATGAACGGTAAAATAGAAGAAGTTTCAAACATAGCACCAACAGATGCTCTTAAAGCACTATCCCGCCGTGTCAAAAAAGCTCTGCTTTTCATCCCTCCTGAAGTAAAAATTTTCTAA